The nucleotide sequence TCCGCTGATCCCCATCGGTAAAAAGGGAGCCTGCGATGCAGGGGGCGTTCAGTTTTACGGTTCGATGATTGAACACGAGGGAAAATATAAACTCTGGTACGTTGCTCTGGACGATACCGTATTCAAGCGGGCGTACCAAGGCCTGCGTGTCGCCTATGCAGAGAGTGACGATGGCATTCACTGGACCAAACCGAATCTCGGGCTGGTCGAATATCGAGGTAATACCAACAACAACCTGGTCGCCTTCGATCCTCCGGAAGCCTGCACGATCCACATGATCGTGCTCCACGAAGCGGACGAGCCCGATCCGACGCGTCGTTTCAAGATGATGATGAATGTGCAGACCCGTCTGGCCGCGCGCAAGAAAAATGTCGCGACCTCAGTTGCTTTCTTCAGTGCAGACGGACTGCGCTGGCGGGCTGCCACCAAGATGGAGTTCGAGAACGGCCAGATCAAAGATGAATACCGCACGCTGCCGCCCGTGCATTTTGAGCAGGGCGGTCTGTTTCGCTGGAAAGGCATGTACCACCTTGCCGGTCAACAGATTACTCCCTGGGTGTATCAGGCTGATGGCAAAGTGGCGGGGCGGGTGATGACGACGTATCGCTCGCCGGATCTGATTCACTGGCAGGAATCGCCCGCATTCGGTTTCATGCGCGGCACCGCGATTGGCATTCCCGGCAAGCCCGCTGAAGATGAGGAAGCACATTTACCCTCGTCGGTGTGGCATCGCAACAATGTGCTGCTCGGCGTTTACGGGATCTGGCGGGGCGCTGCCGAGTGGAAAGATCGGATCATCGATCTTGGCCTCAATATCAGCAACGATGGCATTCACTTCCGCGAACCGATCCGCGACTACGTGCTGATTAAAGCCGGTCAAGTTGGCGAGTGGGACGTAGGCGGCCTGCTCCAGGGACAGGGCTTCGCTCATGTCGGCGACGAGACCTATATTTACTACGGTGCCTGGGATCTGACGGTAGCCCCGAAGTTCCCGCCACGTGGCGGTGTGGGATTGGTCACGATGCGACGTGACGGCTTCGGTTATCTGTCGCGAATCGACGAAAGTGCCGCTGCGGTATTTGACACGATGACCATTCACCCACAGCAGAACGGCGTCCGCCTGATCGCGAATATTGACCAGGCCAATATCGGATCCCCGCCGCGCGTTGAGCTGATTGATAACCGGGGCAAATCCATCGCCGGTTATTCGGGCAAGAACGCTGCCAGGCTCACTCACAACGGCACGCGTCAGGCGATCATCTGGCCGGCCACAAACAGCGACGATATTGCGGTCACCGAACCATTCTCAATTCGGGTTACCTTCGCGAATGACAGCAGCGCACACATCTACGCGCTTTATGTTGATCAGCAATGAACCGTGCAGTGATTGAAACGGTGTGATACGGTTCTATTCAACAATTCAAATGTGAGAGAGCCTTAGTTTTCAGCAGGCTTTCGCTGCACCTGTGGGTGTGTGGCGAGCAAAAAGGCGGCGGCGGAGGCAGTCCAGACGGAGAAGGAGAGCGGGCCTTCGGGGCCGGTGCCGAAGGTCATGCACAGAGCGAATGTGAAGAGGAGCAGGCTGCTGGCGAAGGCAACGTAACGTAACTGAAAGCCGATGAGCAGGCCGATTGCCAGCAGGACTTCCAAGATCGTGGCCGTCCAGGCAAAGGGTAGGACCAGCGGTTCGGGCAGGAACCAGAGCAGCAGTCCCGTGTAGTCGACGAATGGGGGAAAGCTGCCCCAGGAAACTTCCCCGGTGCCGGCTGCGCCCCACAAGCCAAAGCGATCGGCGACGGCGGAGAGAAACGAAGCTGCCAGAGCCAGGCGGACGAAATAAAGGGCGAACCGGGTGAGGCGTTCGTGTCGCGGGGTAGAGGAGTTCAAGGTGCTGCTTTCTGTAGATCAATCACAAATTTCGTGTTTTTCGTGGTAGTTCATTTCCTGGCTTCAGTCATCAACAGGCAGGTTTGGTTGATGCCAATTTCGTAGTACAACCGGGACTAAGGCCCTGCGGCTAATGAGTGTGTTCGACGGTTGAAGTTCTGACGCTTTTTTATTTGGGTTCTGGGATCACCAGTTGTCTGGCATCGGAGGGATGCACCATGGTGACGATGAAACGGGTTCGTTTTTCAGGATCGGGGTTGCGGCCGATGCGGTGCAGGATCATGGCGGGTTCGAAAAAGGTGTCGCCGGCTCGGAAGGTCTGCAGAGGACCGTCGCCGACCTGGAATTCGAAGGTGCCTTCGAGGATGTAACCGGAGACGGCACCGGGATGCCGATGCGGGGGACTGCCTGCGAGGGGATCGAGGGTGACATCCAGCATGGTGGCAGTCATGTTCTTGCCGTTTTGTTTCACTGGGAGTTCATCCGCACGCAGCACTTTGACGTGGACTTTCGGTTCTGCTGCGCCTGCTGCAAACGTGAATGCAGCAAGGCAGCAGACGCTGATGAAAAACAAGATAGCCGACGAGACGCTTTGTAATTTCACAGTGGAATTCCTTTGTTGGTATTCGTAAATATTTTCTGACAGACTTTCAGGCGTGTGCCAGTTCGTTGCGTTTGGCGCGGAGGAGTTGATCGATGAAGCCGTGATCGGTGTGGAAGGCAATGCCCAGTCGATTCCAGGTGTTGATCATGCCGACGGCGAGTGTGAGTTCGCTGATGCCGGCTTCACCCCAGGCGTCGAGCGTGGCCTGGTAGAGGTCATCGTTGACGTAGCGGGTGTCGGAGATTTTGGTGAGGGTTTCGGCCCAGCGAAAGGCGGCTTTTTCCTGTGCGGTGAAGCAGGGGGCTTCTTCCCAGACGGCGGCCTGGTTGATGCGTTCGGGAGTTTCTTCCAGTAAGCCGAGAACCTGGGTGTGGTAATTCACACAGAAAGAACAGCCGTTGATTTGTGAGGTGCGCAGGCGGATCAGTTCCAGGAGTTTCGGGCCGAGCGTGGTGTGCTCGAGCAGTTCTTCGATAGCCATCAGGTGCTGGGCGGCTTTGCCGACGTGTTTGTAATAATTGACGCGGGTTCCGGACATTTCATTGTCTCCTTATCAGTGAATATGAAGGAATAAGCTGCTTGTGATGCTGTGATTATACCAGTACGATGGACCCGTTAAAGAACCACTATGGGTTAATTGGATGGGGCCACTTTTCATGAGCCGACGCGCGAAAGAACGATTTGAATTTGAAGCGATTTTTGTCGAGAAATCGGCGGATGTGAGCCAGTATCAGCAGTTGGAGGATCAGATTCGCGAGGGGATTTCCAGCGGACTCTTAACGCCGGGATCGCGGGTGCCTTCCAGTCGCACGCTTTCACAGATGCTGGGGATTTCGCGGAATACGGTGCTGGCCGCGTATGAGCAGTTGATCTCGGAAGGTTACCTGGAATCCGAAACCGGTTCGGGAACGCGTGTTGCGCAGTTTCCTCCTGAAGCGTTTGAGTTTGGCAACGCAAACCGGACGCAAACGTCGGAGACTAATTTCAAAGCGTCGCTGTCGGCATCGGGCAAACTGCTTGATGAGTATGCAAGTTGGATGCCGGAATTTGCTTCTCAGGCGGAACCGTTCCGACCGCATCTGCCTGCGGTGAAAGAGTTCCCGCGGGCGACGTGGAATCGTCTGGCGAATGAACAGGCCCGCTGGTCGATGCGACATCTGGAACAGTGTGATGCGCAGGGGTACGAACCGTTGCGGGCCGCGGTTGCTGAGTACATGGGTGTTTCGCGGGGCGTTTCCTGCAGTAAGGAGCAGGTGGTGATCACATCAGGAGCGCAGCAGGGCTTGAACCTGGTCACGCAGGTGCTGCTGGAGCCACGGGATGAGATCTGGGTGGAAGAACCGGGCAACGCGCCCGCCAACCAGTTACTGGAACTGCTGGGATTCAAAATTGTCCCCGTGCCCGTGGACCGGGAAGGGATCGACCTGACGCGGGTACCCGCGCGGAAGAAATCGCCGAAGCTGATGTATGTGACGCCGGGCGGACAGTGGCCTATGGCAATGACGATGAGTC is from Gimesia maris and encodes:
- a CDS encoding PLP-dependent aminotransferase family protein gives rise to the protein MSRRAKERFEFEAIFVEKSADVSQYQQLEDQIREGISSGLLTPGSRVPSSRTLSQMLGISRNTVLAAYEQLISEGYLESETGSGTRVAQFPPEAFEFGNANRTQTSETNFKASLSASGKLLDEYASWMPEFASQAEPFRPHLPAVKEFPRATWNRLANEQARWSMRHLEQCDAQGYEPLRAAVAEYMGVSRGVSCSKEQVVITSGAQQGLNLVTQVLLEPRDEIWVEEPGNAPANQLLELLGFKIVPVPVDREGIDLTRVPARKKSPKLMYVTPGGQWPMAMTMSLNRRLELLAEAERQQSWIIEDDYNGEFRYMGRPHPALSSLDQRGRTIYMGSFSKLLFPAIRLGFLIVPEQIAGAFAYARWLNDRFSPPLMQMVLHRFIESGQFLKHIRQMRSLYHTRQTCLYETLKSELGDQLDLELPESGMHLVVQGKTAKQDRALMDAAKSAGVEFHPVHIYAREPKQARGLILGFAAFDEKSIRKAVCAWAAAMR
- a CDS encoding carboxymuconolactone decarboxylase family protein is translated as MSGTRVNYYKHVGKAAQHLMAIEELLEHTTLGPKLLELIRLRTSQINGCSFCVNYHTQVLGLLEETPERINQAAVWEEAPCFTAQEKAAFRWAETLTKISDTRYVNDDLYQATLDAWGEAGISELTLAVGMINTWNRLGIAFHTDHGFIDQLLRAKRNELAHA
- a CDS encoding cupin domain-containing protein; translation: MKLQSVSSAILFFISVCCLAAFTFAAGAAEPKVHVKVLRADELPVKQNGKNMTATMLDVTLDPLAGSPPHRHPGAVSGYILEGTFEFQVGDGPLQTFRAGDTFFEPAMILHRIGRNPDPEKRTRFIVTMVHPSDARQLVIPEPK